TCAGTAACAACATGAGAACAAAGTCACTGAAATCAGTTCAGTCAGAGGATCAGAGCGctatttgaaaattaaaaaacaaaagatgaccTAATTTCATGAAGTCTGAAGGCTTTCAAACCCTCAAAGTCTCAGTGTTAAAGAGTCATGTCTTTCAAACTGTCCATGTTTCAGTTCGGAAGAAACATTTTTGCACTGAACAGATTTAAAATAGTTCTTCAAAAACCAGAGACAATCCAGGCTTTCCTAATATAAGAAAGTGTATCaaacaagaaaggaaatatttaaaaGCCTCTGTTATCATGGCTGAATAATTTAAAAGCCAGtcattaaaaaagacaacatggTTCGACACTCAGActtcatcagaaaacaaaaaacaaatgtaaaaatgttagtctgggaaatgaaaatataaaaagtcaGCAGGTAAAAAAGATTCACATTCAACTTCTATCATACTAATAAAATATCAGTCCATTCAGAACACAGTTCAAAGTATCACGTAGTTTCCTGCAGGTGGAACTTACCTGAGTTAATGCGTTTAGACCAGGACACCAACAGTATGTCTGAAGACAATCTCAGAGTTTATATGTGATGCTGTGACAGATAATCTCTggtgtgtgaatgcatgttgAGGTGACCGTGCATGGGtagaacgtgtgtgtgtgtgtgtgtgtgtgtgtgcataaattTGATattgtaatgagttttgttctttttttaagcaCAAATTTGCACTTGCGCTTCATGTCCAAACTAAACTTTGGCATGATTGAAAATCCATACAAGGATGACAAGTACTTTGTTACTTCTGTTGaattgtgttgatattttgagTAGAGGTCAACTAatagtggatttttaaaggtTTGGAGCAGAAAAAAGCAGATAGTTGATTTATTAGCTGAtatcactgttaaaaaaatcataatgaCTTCTCGCTATTGGAAAATAGGATTTATTTTTGTGgaatcagttttcagttttctgactCTTGAAGAGGACATTAAAGTTGACACAAATGCTTACTGTGGGTTCACCTTACAAAACAGATACCTTTTCAGGTACCTCCTGAAAGCCTTGTCTCTTAAGCCATAGATGATTGAACTAATTGATCTTGGCAGCATCTGCGCAATGATGTAACATGCGAACAAGGAGTCTGGATAATTCTTTGGAAACCACTGATACAGAGCTTGTTTTAACAGGGGTTCTGCATATATTGCCATACACAACAGCACCTGAAAACCATGGAGGATGATTGTGTTTCTGGCTTTTTTAGCATCCTTGCTAGCCGTTTGTGCAGTGAACATAATTCTGAAGTATGTGTAAAAGATAACCAACCAGACTATAACCAGATACACAATATAGGTAATGTCCCTCTTCTTGATAATGTGGGGATTTGGAAAGGCAGTTTCCCTGAGGCAGAAGACTCGGGAATGAAAGAAGTCCACTGGTTGCATGGCCAAGGTGATGAACAGATCAGGAAGAACAGACAACAAACTCGTCGTCCAGATTAAACCAATCAGCGTTAACGTTCTCTTGACGGTGCAGATCTGCATGTGGCGGAGGGGGAAGCAGATGGCGATGTAGCACTCGACCGCCATGCAAGCCAGGTTCAGGGGAGTGTTTTCAGTGGTGAAAAGAGCAAGCAGAATGAAGACGCAACAgacagagacatttattttgtagaGGATGTAACTGATGATGAACAGCATGACGGTCAGGGTCACTTGGATCATGTCATTAACCACCAGGTGAATGAAAAGTATATACCGAGGATTCAAGTAGAAGATCTAGAGGGTGGGGAGAAAAGCAGACCAGATGGGAAGTAAAGGTTTGTTAAACAGTAAG
This Pagrus major chromosome 6, Pma_NU_1.0 DNA region includes the following protein-coding sequences:
- the LOC140997634 gene encoding odorant receptor 131-2-like; amino-acid sequence: MNVSSANVTVVIEYRDSFTKAVTKNVIVVVLSISINYINAGLIQTFRKHQIFYLNPRYILFIHLVVNDMIQVTLTVMLFIISYILYKINVSVCCVFILLALFTTENTPLNLACMAVECYIAICFPLRHMQICTVKRTLTLIGLIWTTSLLSVLPDLFITLAMQPVDFFHSRVFCLRETAFPNPHIIKKRDITYIVYLVIVWLVIFYTYFRIMFTAQTASKDAKKARNTIILHGFQVLLCMAIYAEPLLKQALYQWFPKNYPDSLFACYIIAQMLPRSISSIIYGLRDKAFRRYLKRYLFCKVNPQ